From the Endomicrobiales bacterium genome, the window ATGCCGGCCTCTATAGTTTCAAGTATGCTGTAATTATGAAACGCTTTTCTGTTTGTTGCTACTGTTTTTTTATCCATTGGAAGGTATTTCCCTGTTTTGCCCTTAGTGTTCTTAAACTGAGTTAGTAAATTGGTTGGTGCCGAGGGCGAGATTTGAACTCGCACACCGTTGAAGGCACAGGCTTCTGAGACCTGCGTGTCTGCCAGTTCCACCACCTCGGCATTGCTTTTTAGGCGGGTAATAGTATATCATTTGGCAGAAAGTTATGTCAAAAAACCCAAAAAACCTATCAATTGAATTTAAAAAGCTGGCAGATATTATGCAAAAACTGCGCGGGCAAGGCGGCTGCGCATGGGATAAAAAGCAAACTCACTCCTCGCTTGTTAAGTACCTTTTTGAAGAAGCAAAAGAGGTGCGTTTGGCTGTGCGCAAGCGTGACTGGGTTAATTTAGAAGAAGAGCTGGGTGATATTTTGCTGCAGGTGGTTTTTCACAGCCAGATAGCAAAAGAAAACGGGCACTTTGAGCTAAAAGATGTTGTGT encodes:
- a CDS encoding MazG family protein, encoding MSKNPKNLSIEFKKLADIMQKLRGQGGCAWDKKQTHSSLVKYLFEEAKEVRLAVRKRDWVNLEEELGDILLQVVFHSQIAKENGHFELKDVVYSICEKLVRRHPHVFGGKKIKSTKDILKQWDEIKILEKNKKYSTKI